One Glutamicibacter mishrai genomic window carries:
- a CDS encoding ABC-F family ATP-binding cassette domain-containing protein has protein sequence MTATLVAKDLAGGHAHRTLFSNLNFTATTSDVYGVVGANGAGKSTLLSLLAKAATAQSGTVSTAPDSAFIGWLPQEHERVPGETIEAYLARRTGCAQATARMEETAQDLGSEKPGADDAYATAFDHWMASGAMDLEDRIPEVLAKLGFTLPVDTEMSALSGGQVARVALAALLLSRFDIVLLDEPTNDLDLAGLELLEEFINSLRAPVILVSHDREFLARCTTGIIELDLAQNKVAVYEGGYDSYLAERAINRSHAREAYEQFENQKADLVARARTQREWSSQGVRNAMRKTPDNDKIRRRANSESSEKQAAKVRQMESRIARLEEVAEPRKEWVLQFSIAAAPRGSSVMCTLNEAQLTQGDFTFGPVSVQVNAADRIGITGPNGAGKSTLLNLLLGKQYPDQGTASLGSSVSIGEIDQARSQLPGDLPLGQAFELAVPEYSSAEVRTLLAKFGLKADQSSSLVASLSPGERTRASMALLQARGVNLLILDEPTNHLDVPAIEQLEEALEAYEGALLLVTHDRRLLENVRLTTRWEISDGKLTVQY, from the coding sequence ATGACTGCAACGCTCGTGGCCAAAGACCTCGCAGGTGGCCACGCCCACCGAACCCTGTTCTCCAATTTGAACTTCACCGCAACCACTTCCGATGTTTATGGCGTGGTGGGAGCCAACGGCGCAGGAAAATCCACGTTGCTCTCTTTGCTGGCCAAGGCGGCCACCGCCCAGTCGGGCACCGTGAGCACAGCCCCTGATTCAGCGTTCATCGGTTGGCTGCCGCAGGAACATGAACGCGTCCCCGGCGAAACGATTGAAGCCTACCTGGCCCGTCGCACCGGGTGCGCGCAGGCCACCGCACGCATGGAAGAAACCGCCCAGGATCTGGGCAGTGAAAAGCCAGGTGCCGATGACGCCTACGCGACGGCATTTGACCACTGGATGGCTTCCGGAGCGATGGACCTGGAGGATCGGATCCCCGAGGTTCTCGCGAAGCTGGGCTTCACCCTGCCTGTTGACACGGAAATGTCTGCCCTCTCCGGCGGGCAGGTCGCGCGGGTCGCATTAGCCGCCCTATTGCTCTCGCGCTTCGACATCGTCCTGCTCGATGAGCCAACCAACGATCTCGACTTGGCCGGACTTGAGCTGCTCGAAGAGTTCATCAACTCCCTGCGTGCACCGGTCATCCTGGTGTCGCACGACCGCGAATTCTTGGCACGCTGCACCACCGGGATCATCGAATTGGATCTGGCGCAGAACAAGGTTGCCGTCTACGAGGGCGGGTACGACTCCTACCTGGCCGAGCGCGCCATCAACCGCAGCCATGCCCGGGAAGCCTATGAACAGTTTGAAAACCAGAAAGCGGACCTCGTAGCCCGCGCGCGAACCCAGCGCGAGTGGTCATCCCAAGGCGTGCGCAACGCCATGCGCAAAACACCGGATAATGACAAGATCCGGCGCCGCGCCAACAGCGAATCCTCGGAAAAGCAGGCCGCCAAGGTCCGCCAGATGGAATCGCGCATCGCCCGCTTGGAAGAAGTCGCCGAACCGCGCAAGGAATGGGTCCTGCAGTTTTCCATCGCGGCTGCGCCACGGGGCTCATCGGTCATGTGCACCCTGAACGAAGCTCAGCTCACCCAAGGCGATTTCACCTTCGGCCCGGTCTCGGTCCAGGTGAACGCCGCAGATCGCATCGGCATCACCGGTCCGAACGGCGCCGGCAAGTCCACGCTGCTCAATCTGCTGCTCGGCAAGCAATACCCCGACCAAGGCACCGCGTCGCTGGGAAGTTCGGTCAGCATTGGTGAAATCGATCAGGCCCGCAGCCAGCTTCCGGGCGACCTGCCTCTGGGCCAGGCCTTTGAGCTGGCCGTCCCTGAATATTCTTCGGCTGAGGTACGGACCCTCCTGGCGAAGTTCGGGCTCAAGGCGGACCAGTCCAGTTCTCTGGTTGCTTCTTTGTCGCCCGGCGAGCGCACTCGTGCGTCGATGGCATTGCTCCAGGCCCGTGGGGTGAACCTGCTGATCCTCGATGAGCCGACCAACCATTTGGATGTCCCTGCCATCGAGCAGCTGGAGGAAGCGCTCGAAGCCTACGAAGGCGCCCTTCTGCTGGTGACCCACGACCGGAGATTGCTTGAGAACGTCCGGCTGACGACCCGCTGGGAAATTTCGGATGGAAAGCTCACCGTCCAGTATTAA
- a CDS encoding carboxyl transferase domain-containing protein: MSTKTLRMDAATLLDIVLDEDSFESWDQPPRQPRLSAQYAADLEAAAAKSGTDEAVITGKGRIHGREVAVIVSEFNFLAGSIGQAAAHRIVAAIQRATAEKLPLLAGPASGGTRMQEGTLAFLGMVSITDAVRRHKEAGLPYLVYLRHPTTGGVMASWGSLGHITVAEPGALLGFLGPRVYEALYDQKFPDGVQISENLFRKGLIDAVVPPQELPSLVNRALSILQPVSAGGGFPAPAGRPFVREAKNVWESVQLSRNPRRPDTRMLLASADEALPLNGTGQGEKDPGLMLALARFGDQPCVVLGQQRPRHPETASLGPASLREARRGMQLAQELKLPLVTIIDTTGAELSVQSEEGGLAGEIARSLSELIGLRSPSVSVLLGQGTGGAALALLPADRTLAAENSWLSPLPPEGASAIIHRTTEHAAQMARQQKIGVPDLCSFGLVDHVVEEQIDAASRPREFCQELGAAIAAEISLARAIPDAHRLARRQLKFQSLGEAAD; encoded by the coding sequence ATGAGCACCAAAACCCTGCGCATGGATGCCGCGACGCTGCTGGACATCGTCCTGGACGAAGACTCCTTTGAATCCTGGGATCAGCCGCCACGCCAGCCAAGGCTCAGCGCGCAGTACGCTGCGGACCTGGAAGCCGCTGCCGCCAAGAGCGGCACCGATGAAGCGGTCATCACCGGCAAGGGCAGGATCCACGGGCGCGAGGTCGCGGTCATCGTCTCCGAGTTCAATTTCCTGGCAGGTTCCATCGGCCAGGCCGCGGCACATCGCATTGTGGCGGCCATCCAGCGGGCTACCGCCGAAAAGCTGCCGCTGCTGGCAGGCCCGGCCTCCGGGGGCACCCGAATGCAAGAAGGAACCCTCGCATTCCTGGGCATGGTTTCCATTACCGATGCGGTCCGCCGCCACAAGGAAGCAGGCCTTCCCTACCTGGTGTATCTGCGCCACCCAACCACGGGCGGGGTCATGGCTTCCTGGGGATCGCTGGGTCATATCACGGTGGCCGAGCCAGGCGCCTTGCTCGGCTTCCTGGGACCGAGGGTCTATGAAGCGCTCTATGACCAGAAGTTCCCGGATGGGGTGCAGATTTCGGAGAATCTCTTCCGCAAGGGCTTGATCGATGCCGTGGTCCCGCCGCAAGAATTGCCGAGCCTGGTCAATCGCGCTCTGTCGATCTTGCAGCCCGTCTCCGCCGGCGGCGGATTCCCGGCCCCGGCAGGACGTCCCTTTGTGCGCGAGGCCAAGAATGTCTGGGAATCGGTGCAACTCAGCCGCAATCCTCGCCGCCCGGATACCCGCATGCTGCTGGCCTCAGCCGACGAGGCGTTGCCCTTGAACGGCACCGGCCAGGGTGAAAAGGACCCCGGGCTGATGCTGGCCTTGGCCCGCTTCGGCGATCAGCCATGCGTCGTGCTTGGCCAGCAGCGTCCACGACATCCGGAGACCGCCAGCCTGGGTCCTGCGTCCTTGCGCGAAGCACGTCGCGGAATGCAGCTGGCCCAGGAGCTCAAACTTCCGCTGGTCACCATCATCGATACCACCGGCGCCGAGCTTTCGGTGCAGTCCGAGGAAGGCGGCTTGGCCGGGGAAATCGCGCGCTCTCTCAGTGAATTGATCGGGCTGCGCTCCCCCTCGGTTTCAGTCCTGCTGGGCCAAGGCACCGGCGGCGCGGCGCTCGCCTTGCTGCCGGCGGATCGAACGCTCGCGGCGGAAAACTCCTGGCTCTCGCCACTGCCACCCGAAGGAGCCAGTGCGATCATCCACCGCACCACGGAGCATGCAGCGCAGATGGCCCGGCAGCAAAAGATCGGGGTACCAGATCTTTGCAGTTTTGGCCTTGTTGACCATGTGGTGGAAGAACAGATTGACGCGGCCAGCCGTCCTCGCGAGTTCTGCCAGGAACTCGGGGCCGCCATCGCAGCGGAGATCTCCTTGGCTCGCGCTATTCCTGATGCGCACCGCCTTGCACGGCGGCAGCTCAAGTTCCAAAGCCTGGGCGAGGCTGCCGATTAA
- a CDS encoding CaiB/BaiF CoA transferase family protein, which translates to MLSSLTAENDTLQGTATGPLSGYVVLDLTRALAGPHAGMMMGDLGAKVIKIETVGTGDDTRGWGPPFVGPEDNRQATYFLSCNRNKLSLSLNLKDEEHKEKLAELVKNSDVLMENFRTGVLDRLGFSTQVLHELNPRLVILSITGFGHDGPEAHRSGYDQILQGEAGLMSITGSGPDDPQKVGVPIADLLSGMYGAYGALAALLEREKTGRGQVVRTSLLASIIGVHAFQGTRAMVAGQNPQAIGNHHPSIAPYGLYGCKDSKVQISIGSEKLWQNFASSFNLPADDPRFISNALRVQNRPALNELIERAFSGYDAEELLAALDGAGIPSGKVRTIEEVYEWDQVKSQGLIVEVDHEVLGKINLPGPPLRFFDAQTNNETTRTVHSAPPVLNANAQEIEQWLASRKDNA; encoded by the coding sequence CTGTTGAGTTCCCTAACCGCCGAAAACGACACACTTCAAGGCACCGCCACCGGACCGCTGAGCGGATACGTAGTACTAGATCTCACCCGCGCATTGGCTGGCCCGCACGCCGGAATGATGATGGGAGACCTCGGTGCCAAGGTCATCAAAATCGAGACCGTCGGCACCGGCGATGACACCCGCGGCTGGGGCCCGCCCTTTGTCGGTCCGGAAGACAACCGCCAGGCCACCTATTTCCTCTCCTGCAACCGCAACAAGCTCTCGCTGTCGCTGAATCTCAAAGATGAGGAACACAAGGAGAAGCTGGCGGAGCTGGTCAAGAACAGCGACGTCCTGATGGAGAATTTCCGCACCGGCGTGCTGGACCGCCTGGGCTTCAGCACCCAGGTTCTGCACGAACTCAATCCCCGCCTGGTGATCCTGTCCATCACCGGGTTCGGCCACGATGGCCCCGAAGCCCACCGCAGCGGCTACGACCAGATCCTGCAGGGCGAAGCAGGACTGATGTCCATCACCGGCTCGGGCCCGGACGATCCGCAGAAGGTCGGCGTGCCCATCGCTGACCTGCTCTCCGGAATGTACGGCGCCTACGGTGCCCTGGCCGCCTTGTTGGAGCGCGAGAAAACCGGTCGCGGCCAGGTGGTGCGCACCTCTTTGCTCGCATCGATCATCGGGGTGCATGCCTTCCAGGGAACACGTGCCATGGTGGCGGGGCAAAACCCCCAAGCCATCGGCAACCACCACCCCTCCATTGCTCCCTACGGACTGTACGGCTGCAAGGATTCAAAGGTGCAGATCAGCATCGGCAGCGAAAAGCTCTGGCAGAATTTCGCCAGCAGCTTCAACCTACCCGCCGATGACCCGCGCTTCATCAGCAACGCCCTTCGCGTCCAGAACCGTCCGGCATTGAACGAACTGATCGAGCGGGCGTTCTCCGGCTATGATGCCGAAGAACTGCTGGCCGCCCTTGATGGGGCCGGCATCCCTTCTGGCAAGGTGCGCACGATTGAAGAGGTGTACGAATGGGATCAGGTGAAATCTCAAGGCCTCATCGTCGAGGTGGATCATGAGGTCTTGGGCAAGATCAATCTTCCCGGCCCGCCGCTGCGATTCTTTGATGCACAGACCAATAACGAGACCACCCGGACGGTTCATAGCGCCCCTCCGGTGCTCAACGCCAACGCCCAGGAAATTGAGCAGTGGCTGGCTTCCCGGAAGGACAATGCCTGA
- a CDS encoding SLC13 family permease, with protein MSVALVSIIILAVMFIIATMFPINMGALAFVGAFLLGAVFLGMDTKDILASFPGGLFLTLVGVTYLFAIAQNNGTIDILVDKAVKLVDSRISLIPWVMFAITAAITAIGALGPAAVAIIAPIGLNFAQRYKINPLMMGMLIVHGAQAGGFSPIAVYGVIVNGLIEEAGFDFSPTALFLTSFIFNLVIAIVLFLVLGGRQLAGQRAGAIAERVAEARLKVSAGAHAADVDFKGSGSGTYGPRDPAGDGAAPKAPGQRFGQTMTIIGLIALAVIALGFKVDVGFVSITIAVFLALVNPAGQKGAVNKISWSTVLLICGMLTFVGVLEEAGTIEYVSNGVANLGAPLLAGLLICYIGAVVSAFASSTAILAALIPLAIPFLNTGSISATGLICALAIASTVVDVSPFSTNGALVLANAPEGTDKDRFYKQVLSYGGIVVLAGPVLAWALLVLPGWL; from the coding sequence ATGTCTGTCGCGTTAGTCTCCATCATCATCCTAGCGGTGATGTTCATCATCGCCACGATGTTCCCCATCAATATGGGGGCATTGGCCTTTGTCGGAGCATTCCTGCTCGGCGCCGTCTTCCTTGGGATGGATACCAAGGACATTCTCGCCAGTTTCCCTGGCGGCCTATTCCTCACCCTTGTGGGTGTCACCTATCTTTTTGCCATCGCGCAAAACAACGGCACCATCGACATCCTCGTCGACAAAGCCGTCAAACTCGTTGACAGCCGGATCTCGCTGATCCCCTGGGTCATGTTCGCCATCACCGCGGCCATCACCGCCATCGGCGCACTGGGCCCGGCAGCGGTCGCGATCATCGCTCCCATCGGCCTGAACTTCGCCCAGCGCTACAAGATCAACCCGCTGATGATGGGCATGCTCATCGTCCACGGCGCCCAGGCCGGCGGCTTCTCCCCGATCGCCGTCTACGGCGTCATCGTCAACGGACTGATCGAAGAAGCCGGATTCGATTTCAGCCCTACCGCACTCTTCCTCACCAGCTTCATCTTCAACCTGGTGATCGCCATCGTCTTGTTCCTGGTTCTTGGCGGACGCCAGCTGGCCGGCCAGCGTGCGGGAGCCATCGCCGAACGTGTCGCCGAAGCACGCCTGAAGGTTTCCGCCGGCGCCCACGCCGCAGACGTCGACTTCAAGGGCAGCGGCTCAGGCACCTACGGCCCCCGCGATCCCGCCGGAGACGGCGCAGCCCCGAAGGCACCGGGACAGCGTTTCGGCCAGACCATGACCATCATCGGCCTGATCGCACTGGCAGTCATCGCCCTGGGCTTCAAGGTCGACGTCGGCTTCGTTTCCATCACCATCGCCGTATTTCTGGCACTGGTCAATCCTGCCGGGCAAAAGGGAGCAGTGAACAAGATCAGCTGGTCCACCGTCCTGCTGATCTGCGGAATGCTCACCTTCGTGGGCGTGCTGGAAGAAGCCGGAACCATCGAGTACGTCTCCAACGGCGTGGCCAACCTCGGCGCACCGCTGCTGGCTGGACTGCTCATCTGCTACATCGGCGCTGTAGTCTCCGCCTTCGCATCCTCCACCGCCATCCTGGCCGCGCTGATCCCGCTGGCCATCCCGTTCCTGAACACCGGATCGATCAGCGCCACCGGCCTGATTTGCGCCTTGGCCATCGCCTCCACCGTCGTGGACGTTTCGCCCTTCTCCACCAACGGCGCACTGGTCCTGGCCAACGCCCCCGAAGGCACGGACAAGGACCGCTTCTACAAGCAGGTCCTGAGCTATGGCGGCATCGTCGTGCTCGCCGGACCGGTGCTGGCCTGGGCACTGCTGGTCCTGCCGGGCTGGCTCTAG
- a CDS encoding FadR/GntR family transcriptional regulator — MAEVKKPKGFAKVQRPRLYEQLMQQILAFVEEEQLGPGDHLPAERELADQLGVSRATLAQALVALEVLGVIDVKHGTGAVLVYRPSVATVLRELHEHKNRLPDIVEARSTLEVKLASLAAERRTDDDLKRINHALEVMAQEIADGDRGEKGDELFHEAITGAAKSSVLQKLMTFISEMVLETRLESLGQPGRPERSLESHRKITEAIAAGDPKGAAAAMQEHIELVSDVALLKEIQ, encoded by the coding sequence GTGGCTGAAGTCAAAAAGCCCAAAGGCTTTGCCAAAGTGCAGCGTCCGCGGCTCTATGAACAGCTCATGCAGCAGATCCTGGCTTTCGTCGAGGAAGAGCAGCTGGGGCCAGGCGATCACCTGCCGGCTGAACGCGAACTGGCAGATCAGCTAGGTGTTTCCCGGGCGACTTTGGCGCAAGCGCTGGTGGCCTTGGAAGTCTTGGGTGTCATCGACGTCAAGCATGGAACGGGCGCCGTCCTGGTGTACCGGCCCAGTGTTGCGACGGTTTTGCGAGAGCTGCATGAACACAAGAACCGGCTCCCGGATATCGTTGAAGCGCGCAGCACCCTCGAGGTGAAATTGGCATCGCTTGCCGCGGAACGACGCACCGACGATGACCTGAAACGCATCAACCACGCGTTGGAGGTCATGGCCCAAGAAATTGCCGATGGGGACCGTGGCGAAAAGGGCGACGAGCTTTTCCATGAGGCTATTACCGGGGCTGCGAAATCGTCGGTCTTGCAGAAGCTGATGACGTTCATTTCTGAAATGGTGCTTGAAACGCGGCTCGAATCCCTAGGGCAGCCCGGGCGTCCGGAACGGTCCTTGGAATCGCACCGGAAAATCACCGAAGCGATTGCTGCCGGTGATCCGAAGGGTGCGGCTGCAGCGATGCAGGAACATATCGAGCTGGTTTCCGATGTGGCCCTGTTGAAAGAGATTCAGTAA
- a CDS encoding phosphoribosyltransferase produces MVSDNSSRFDDRSHAGAALGMKLATTLPAGEYTVLGLLRGGVPIAYEVAQSLGARLGALAVRKLGVPSSPELAFGAIAQYASTSGRYLNPEVHRRALQYFGHDELSSVENGTHADLLALAHAFKAYTPDLAGQSVVLCDDGIATGATMKASLDLIAKLHPRSVTVASPVIAPESFAELAPLADGLVELLKPRQVGAVGAYYKDFSQVEQDDVLKLLNTSPSGK; encoded by the coding sequence ATGGTCAGTGACAACAGTTCCAGGTTTGATGATCGTAGCCACGCAGGCGCCGCGTTGGGCATGAAGCTGGCCACGACCTTGCCTGCCGGTGAGTACACGGTGCTCGGGCTGCTGCGCGGAGGTGTTCCCATTGCTTATGAAGTAGCCCAGTCCCTGGGAGCTCGACTAGGCGCCTTGGCGGTGCGCAAACTGGGTGTGCCCAGCAGTCCAGAACTGGCTTTCGGCGCCATTGCGCAGTATGCCAGCACCAGTGGCCGCTACCTCAATCCCGAAGTGCATCGACGCGCGCTGCAGTATTTCGGCCACGATGAACTGTCATCCGTGGAAAACGGGACCCACGCGGATCTCTTGGCTTTGGCCCACGCGTTCAAGGCCTACACGCCGGATCTTGCCGGGCAATCAGTGGTTCTCTGCGATGACGGTATTGCCACCGGTGCGACCATGAAGGCATCTCTTGATCTCATAGCGAAGCTGCACCCGCGCTCGGTCACCGTCGCGTCCCCGGTGATAGCACCGGAATCCTTCGCCGAACTCGCGCCATTGGCCGATGGCCTCGTTGAACTCTTGAAGCCTCGGCAAGTCGGTGCGGTTGGCGCGTATTACAAGGACTTCAGCCAGGTAGAGCAGGACGACGTGCTCAAACTGTTGAATACGAGCCCTTCGGGTAAGTAG
- a CDS encoding acyltransferase family protein, producing MRQIPERTRDLRLDAAKGILIILVVLGHLLEATAGWNARSTRLPLTAIYMFHMPAFVFLAGVTAKPTQLPKRIGTFLVMLALFQSLYFIEVHLIGLNKTFSLLIPFWILWFLLAMCWWQLIMPLIRKFPRTSIAVSLLTAIFSGTFESIGYDLTLSRTLVFLPFFVIGATYGQVILRMAYQLPRVAKLVGVIVAGVAWTYLYAQNIRPGWLYGSFSFERLKVEDGAGILIRIGLMIIAMLVVLTFLSLTPKSSTVLVALGRRSLAIFALHGFIVLAVTPLMPIVLQKSGNVIAVGICLLLTVFTVASFSLPVFDRTIRRISQATISLISKPFVSRNAS from the coding sequence GTGCGTCAAATTCCAGAAAGAACACGAGATCTCCGACTTGATGCGGCTAAAGGCATCCTGATTATCTTGGTAGTTCTTGGGCACTTGCTCGAAGCGACAGCTGGATGGAATGCGCGTTCAACCCGGCTGCCACTGACCGCGATTTATATGTTTCACATGCCAGCATTTGTTTTTCTCGCTGGCGTCACCGCTAAGCCGACGCAATTGCCCAAACGAATTGGCACTTTTCTTGTCATGCTGGCTTTGTTCCAAAGCCTCTACTTCATCGAAGTGCATTTGATTGGACTGAACAAGACTTTTTCGTTACTAATCCCATTTTGGATTTTGTGGTTCTTGCTGGCTATGTGCTGGTGGCAACTGATAATGCCGCTTATCCGAAAATTCCCGAGGACCTCTATAGCGGTTTCACTTTTGACTGCGATTTTTTCAGGAACATTCGAGTCCATCGGCTACGACCTTACGCTGTCGAGGACTTTGGTATTCCTGCCATTCTTTGTAATCGGGGCTACATATGGGCAGGTAATACTTCGTATGGCTTACCAATTGCCAAGAGTGGCTAAGCTTGTTGGTGTCATCGTGGCAGGCGTTGCTTGGACGTATCTTTACGCGCAGAATATTCGTCCAGGTTGGCTTTACGGAAGTTTCTCGTTCGAGCGTTTGAAGGTCGAAGACGGAGCCGGAATCCTGATTCGTATCGGATTGATGATCATTGCAATGCTTGTCGTGCTCACATTCTTGTCTTTGACGCCAAAGTCCAGCACCGTGTTAGTGGCACTCGGGAGGCGCAGCTTGGCTATCTTTGCATTGCATGGATTCATAGTTTTGGCGGTCACGCCACTCATGCCGATCGTTCTGCAAAAGAGTGGAAATGTTATCGCAGTCGGAATTTGTCTGCTTTTGACCGTGTTTACTGTAGCTAGTTTCTCTTTGCCTGTTTTTGACAGGACTATCCGCAGAATTAGTCAGGCAACAATTAGTTTAATATCGAAACCATTTGTCTCTCGGAACGCCTCATAG
- the hpaD gene encoding 3,4-dihydroxyphenylacetate 2,3-dioxygenase, with amino-acid sequence MANPIPTPSVPAPDILRCAYAELVVTDLERSRNFYVDVLGLHVSYEDENQIYLRSFEEFIHHNLVLTKGPVAALKAMAFRVRSTEEVDKAEAYYRELGCRTERRKEGFVKGIGDAVRVEDPLGFPYEFFFETTHVERLHMRYDLYSAGELVRLDHFNQVTPDVPRGRAYLEDLGFRVTEDIQDDEGTTYAAWMHRKGTVHDTALTGGNGPRLHHVAFSTHEKHNIIQICDKMGALRISDRIERGPGRHGVSNAFYLYILDPDDHRIEIYTQDYYTGDPDNPTITWNVHDNQRRDWWGNPVVPSWYTEASKVLDLDGNVQEVIERTDDSELEVTIGADGFSFTRAGDEDGSYHGQASKGFKLGNQV; translated from the coding sequence ATCGCAAACCCGATTCCCACCCCTTCGGTTCCAGCACCGGATATCCTGCGCTGCGCCTACGCCGAACTGGTAGTCACCGACCTGGAGCGCTCGCGCAACTTCTACGTTGACGTCCTGGGCCTTCACGTTTCCTACGAGGACGAGAACCAGATCTACCTGCGTTCCTTCGAGGAATTCATCCACCACAACCTGGTGCTGACCAAGGGCCCAGTGGCTGCGCTGAAGGCCATGGCTTTCCGTGTCCGCTCCACCGAAGAAGTAGACAAGGCCGAGGCCTACTACAGGGAATTGGGCTGCCGCACCGAGCGCCGCAAGGAAGGTTTCGTCAAGGGCATCGGCGACGCCGTGCGCGTCGAGGATCCGCTGGGCTTCCCCTACGAATTCTTCTTCGAGACCACCCACGTCGAGCGTCTGCACATGCGCTACGACCTGTACTCAGCTGGCGAACTGGTCCGCTTGGACCACTTCAACCAGGTCACCCCGGACGTACCTCGTGGCCGCGCGTACCTTGAAGATCTTGGCTTCCGCGTCACCGAAGACATCCAGGATGATGAAGGCACCACCTACGCAGCATGGATGCACCGCAAGGGCACCGTTCACGACACCGCACTGACCGGTGGCAACGGCCCGCGCCTGCACCACGTAGCCTTCTCCACCCATGAGAAGCACAACATCATCCAGATCTGCGACAAGATGGGCGCCCTGCGCATCTCGGATCGCATCGAGCGCGGTCCAGGCCGCCACGGTGTCTCCAACGCGTTCTACCTGTACATCCTGGATCCAGATGACCACCGCATCGAGATCTACACCCAGGATTACTACACCGGTGATCCGGACAATCCGACCATCACCTGGAACGTGCACGACAACCAGCGCCGCGACTGGTGGGGCAACCCGGTTGTGCCATCGTGGTACACCGAAGCTTCCAAGGTCCTGGACCTGGACGGCAACGTGCAAGAAGTCATCGAGCGTACCGATGACTCCGAGCTCGAAGTCACCATTGGTGCCGACGGTTTCTCCTTCACCCGCGCAGGCGACGAAGATGGCTCGTACCACGGCCAGGCTTCCAAGGGCTTCAAGCTGGGCAACCAGGTCTAA
- the hpaE gene encoding 5-carboxymethyl-2-hydroxymuconate semialdehyde dehydrogenase, protein MSKHFVPENLPTHLQHYINGEFVDSIGGETFDVQEPVANTNYATAASAQPADVDLAVAAAGKAFKEGPWSKMLPRERSRVLHKIADIVESRDDELALLESYDSGLPITQAKGQARRAAENFRFFADLIVAQVDNSFRVPGRQMNYVNRKPIGVAALITPWNVPFMQESWKLAPAIATGNSVVMKPASYTPLSAGLWPDIFREAGLPEGVFNLIFGSGSVAGDYLVKHPDVPLVSFTGDSSTGATISTAAAPFFKGLSLELGGKSPAVVFADADLDAALDATVFGVFSLNGERCTAGSRVLVQRDIYDDFVAKFAQRAKNIRVGLPSDPKTEVGSLVHPKHFEKVMSYIEIGKKEGRLLAGGGRAEGFEEGNYVAPTVFADVAPDAQIFQDEIFGPVVAITPFDTDEEALELANNTKYGLAAYVWTSNLKRAHNFAHQIESGMVWLNSNNVRDLRTPFGGVKASGLGREGGYRSVDFYTTQQSIQITLNEAHSPKFGV, encoded by the coding sequence TTGAGCAAGCACTTCGTACCAGAAAATCTGCCAACCCACCTGCAGCACTACATCAACGGCGAATTCGTGGACTCCATCGGCGGGGAAACCTTCGATGTCCAGGAGCCAGTGGCCAACACCAACTACGCCACCGCTGCATCGGCGCAGCCGGCCGACGTTGACCTGGCCGTGGCAGCCGCCGGCAAGGCCTTCAAGGAAGGCCCTTGGTCCAAGATGCTGCCACGCGAGCGCTCCCGCGTGCTGCACAAGATCGCTGACATCGTCGAATCCCGCGATGACGAGCTGGCCTTGCTGGAGTCCTACGACTCGGGCCTGCCGATCACCCAGGCCAAGGGCCAGGCACGCCGAGCGGCCGAGAACTTCCGTTTCTTCGCCGATCTGATCGTCGCCCAGGTGGATAACTCCTTCCGCGTGCCAGGCCGCCAGATGAACTACGTGAACCGCAAGCCGATTGGCGTGGCCGCGCTGATCACCCCATGGAACGTGCCATTCATGCAGGAGTCCTGGAAGCTGGCCCCGGCCATCGCCACCGGCAACTCCGTGGTCATGAAGCCTGCCAGCTACACCCCGCTCTCCGCTGGCCTGTGGCCGGATATCTTCCGCGAAGCCGGCCTGCCAGAAGGCGTCTTCAACCTGATCTTCGGCTCCGGTTCCGTGGCCGGCGACTACCTGGTCAAGCACCCGGATGTGCCATTGGTGTCCTTCACCGGCGACTCCTCCACCGGCGCCACCATCTCCACCGCGGCTGCCCCGTTCTTCAAGGGCCTGTCCCTGGAGCTAGGCGGCAAGTCCCCGGCAGTGGTCTTCGCCGATGCCGATCTGGATGCTGCATTGGATGCCACCGTCTTCGGCGTGTTCTCGCTGAACGGCGAGCGCTGCACGGCCGGCTCCCGTGTGCTGGTCCAGCGCGACATCTACGATGACTTCGTCGCCAAGTTCGCGCAACGCGCCAAGAACATCCGTGTTGGCCTGCCAAGCGATCCGAAGACCGAGGTCGGCTCGCTGGTGCATCCTAAGCATTTCGAGAAGGTCATGAGCTACATCGAAATCGGCAAGAAGGAAGGCCGTCTGCTGGCCGGCGGCGGCCGTGCAGAAGGATTCGAAGAGGGCAACTACGTTGCTCCGACCGTTTTCGCCGATGTCGCCCCTGATGCACAGATCTTCCAGGACGAAATCTTCGGCCCAGTGGTTGCTATTACCCCGTTCGATACCGACGAGGAAGCGCTGGAGCTGGCCAACAACACCAAGTACGGCCTGGCCGCCTACGTATGGACTTCCAACTTGAAGCGCGCGCACAACTTCGCGCACCAGATTGAATCCGGCATGGTTTGGCTGAACTCGAACAACGTCCGCGACCTGCGCACCCCATTCGGCGGCGTGAAGGCTTCGGGCCTGGGACGCGAGGGAGGCTACCGTTCGGTGGACTTCTACACCACCCAGCAGTCCATCCAGATCACCCTGAACGAAGCCCACTCCCCTAAGTTCGGCGTCTAG